The Stygiolobus azoricus genome window below encodes:
- a CDS encoding ABC transporter substrate-binding protein yields the protein MNSHKLSKYLTLGIVLILLVPLTSSITTLAQTNTSNTLYIAWVTPHPFQSLSTYNPNLFAGGLGGSFYGLVYAYTALLNVSNNGIIPCLIENWSFSPPNWEQVWKNETVNVTMTLRHSGWANGAPVTAYDILATSLILDILGAPPYPNYTVINNYTIVISYPPGTLSPYLLPFTYLDTIGLGEVALITSYFQYKPLIQQIEGNWSQLQQGNTTLIKKFRQELHSYVPPGPISANYNGPFYVAEITPNEIILDKNPYYFAANNIKFNQVVIYQFSSVSSAEAAVLNGQVSIEYSAFMSLPSTLISSLPSYYEVINIPNPGGYALYFNFKNPWLSMVQVRQAIAYVLNRTSIVLAGGPKYSPVPIPNGIPNFTYYKQFITPAVENLNPYNTNLQKAAQLLESVGFTMKNGQWYTPNGTPFTLTILVPFSPGPGLINMLNVIENELTSFGIPTSYYVQTVSSVLLKDYETGQGYDLVMQAWGGYYPGTVDWFLETQYLNGIPYNVTQWDGIVKLPNGTQVNVTSLYKATIAPNSSSELISANDEMAYALNYYLPALPLVYESQQVIVNTHDLIAPPPNSWFWEEYFYGIGGTAINQLGITAGYFQPVTTSVTTTSTSSTTSVPTTVSVSTTTTTITITTSSSNTLAIAAVAVVIIIIVIIAAVLALRRRR from the coding sequence ATGAACTCACACAAACTATCAAAGTATTTAACATTGGGAATTGTTTTAATACTCTTAGTCCCCTTAACATCTTCTATAACAACATTAGCACAAACGAACACCTCAAATACGTTATATATAGCCTGGGTTACGCCACATCCATTCCAAAGCCTTTCAACTTATAATCCAAACTTATTCGCCGGAGGTTTAGGCGGCTCATTCTACGGGTTAGTCTACGCATATACAGCCCTTCTTAATGTTTCAAATAACGGTATAATACCTTGTCTTATAGAGAATTGGAGCTTCTCTCCACCTAACTGGGAGCAGGTATGGAAAAATGAGACTGTTAATGTTACAATGACTCTGAGACATTCTGGATGGGCTAATGGTGCACCAGTAACGGCTTACGATATCCTTGCCACGAGTTTGATCCTTGACATATTAGGGGCTCCTCCATATCCAAATTACACGGTTATAAACAACTACACTATTGTGATATCTTACCCACCGGGAACTCTCTCTCCCTATTTGCTTCCATTTACGTATCTAGATACTATAGGTCTTGGAGAAGTAGCTCTAATTACTAGCTACTTCCAGTATAAACCCCTGATACAACAAATAGAGGGTAATTGGAGTCAACTACAGCAGGGCAATACTACACTTATAAAGAAATTCAGGCAAGAGCTTCATAGCTACGTACCGCCAGGTCCTATATCAGCTAACTATAACGGCCCGTTCTACGTTGCTGAAATCACCCCTAATGAGATAATACTTGACAAGAACCCCTACTACTTCGCTGCGAATAACATAAAGTTCAACCAAGTCGTAATCTATCAGTTCTCTTCAGTGTCCTCAGCAGAGGCTGCAGTTTTGAATGGTCAAGTATCCATAGAGTATAGTGCTTTCATGTCCTTGCCCTCAACTTTGATATCTAGCTTGCCGTCTTATTATGAAGTAATTAACATTCCTAATCCAGGTGGATATGCCTTGTATTTCAATTTCAAGAATCCATGGTTATCTATGGTTCAAGTAAGGCAAGCTATTGCATATGTTCTTAACAGAACTTCAATAGTACTTGCTGGAGGTCCTAAATATTCACCAGTACCGATACCTAACGGAATACCGAACTTCACGTACTATAAGCAGTTTATAACTCCTGCAGTAGAGAATCTTAATCCATATAATACTAACCTGCAGAAAGCAGCACAGTTACTGGAGAGCGTCGGGTTCACTATGAAGAACGGGCAATGGTATACTCCTAACGGAACGCCATTCACGTTAACTATATTAGTACCTTTCTCACCTGGACCGGGATTGATCAATATGTTAAATGTAATAGAGAATGAACTAACTTCGTTCGGAATACCAACGTCTTATTATGTACAGACTGTTAGCAGTGTGTTATTGAAAGATTATGAGACGGGTCAAGGGTACGATCTAGTCATGCAAGCATGGGGAGGCTACTATCCAGGAACAGTAGACTGGTTCTTAGAGACTCAGTATCTAAACGGAATACCTTATAACGTAACTCAGTGGGACGGAATAGTAAAATTACCTAACGGAACTCAAGTTAATGTCACTAGTTTGTACAAGGCCACAATAGCTCCGAACTCTTCCTCAGAACTTATATCTGCTAACGATGAGATGGCTTATGCTTTGAACTACTACTTACCTGCATTACCTCTGGTATATGAGAGCCAGCAGGTTATCGTAAATACCCATGACTTAATTGCACCACCTCCTAATTCATGGTTCTGGGAAGAATACTTCTACGGAATAGGAGGCACTGCTATAAACCAGTTAGGAATAACTGCAGGATACTTCC